A single genomic interval of Penicillium psychrofluorescens genome assembly, chromosome: 2 harbors:
- a CDS encoding uncharacterized protein (ID:PFLUO_003004-T1.cds;~source:funannotate): MVSLSEVQASNAQIATSLPPGLVAVFVGATGGIGESTLKEFARNARQPRVYFVGRSQDAGNRVTAECRQLNPEGEFIFIQADCSLIKVVDSVCSEIKNKEDAINLLFLSCGTVVLNAETSENLLLLVAVGYYARTRFVLNLLPLLRKATSLRRVVSVLAGGKNGAIHPEDFQSRKLSLLARRAHIVSMTDLALEALAQRTPEVSFVHDYPGTVKTDLGKNADSILVSILFSMISLFGWLFCVPIKECGERHLFLATSAKYPALANKPVKVVPLSGDVQIAMGTDGESGSGVYSVDWDGEGTPAKVVGILGELRQQGMGTQVWEHTIAEFKRITEVGE; the protein is encoded by the exons ATGGTCTCCCTATCCGAGGTCCAGGCCTCAAATGCCCAGATCGCGACTTCCCTGCCGCCCGGTCTCGTGGCTGTCTTCGTCGGAGCCACCGGCGGGATCGGCGAGAGCACTCTCAAGGAATTTGCACGCAATGCTCGGCAGCCTCGTGTGTATTTTGTCGGGCGCTCGCAAGACGCGGGCAATCGCGTCACTGCCGAATGTCGCCAACTGAACCCCGAGGGCGAgttcatcttcatccaggcGGATTGCAGTCTCATCAAGGTGGTGGATTCAGTCTGTagcgagatcaagaacaaggaggaTGCCATCAATTTGCTCTTCCTTAGCTGCGGGACTGTGGTACTTAATGCTG AAACATCGGAGAatctgcttctcctcgtcgctgtcggaTACTATGCCCGCACGCGATTCGTActcaacctcctcccactcctACGCAAAGCTACTAGCCTCCGACGCGTTGTCAGCGTACTAGCAGGCGGCAAAAACGGCGCCATACACCCCGAAGATTTCCAAAGTAGGAAGCTCTCGCTCCTGGCCCGGCGCGCGCACATCGTCTCTATGACAGATCTAGCGCTTGAGGCATTGGCCCAACGCACCCCAGAAGTGAGTTTCGTCCACGACTACCCCGGCACCGTGAAGACGGACCTCGGCAAAAACGCCGACAGCATCCTCGTGAGCATCCTATTCTCCATGATATCTCTATTCGGGTGGCTGTTCTGCGTCCCAATCAAGGAGTGTGGCGAGCGGCATCTGTTCCTGGCAACGAGTGCGAAATATCCCGCCCTTGCGAATAAGCCCGTTAAAGTAGTTCCTCTGTCGGGCGATGTTCAAATAGCTATGGGGACGGACGGGGAGAGTGGTAGTGGGGTGTACAGTGTCGACTGGGATGGAGAAGGCACCCCAGCCAAGGTTGTGGGTATTCTGGGGGAACTCCGCCAACAGGGAATGGGCACGCAGGTGTGGGAGCACACGATAGCCGAGTTCAAGCGGATTACGGAGGTGGGGGAGTAA
- a CDS encoding uncharacterized protein (ID:PFLUO_003001-T1.cds;~source:funannotate), whose translation MSCCGDREKGHAKLEEKWDYVNLDDFKSESCWTPFSYFFLWIFLFVSLAVYGVDTFTAINLLAFSRWAGRIKPAIPFYISRWIFAACILFSFALLAYRWMNAIRAMRSGSITRSYMDPLAVRVQSFRIFGSKGRGWKRYLVFAELTKSKKGAEYVALYSYFSFHSWMTTVFADGPRQVLNGITLYSVAKMDLLPGGENAQKDDDASGFSQFFNNLKLMADDNVLQLVVLLGMLFTVIIWIISALRLASAIVLYLIYLFHHIPSEDGSLTRYCRRKISTRLKRIVQRKVDKALQKGFMLQERTPTQPSLATLDTKPTLPSFDQDKGPTVATISRSTTMTTLPPYTRSNSYATEQKPSLPNLESSYARSNSAAPEQNPTLPNLEGGFDFRPPLTRTTTQSSTYSETAPLTGHAAMMGYSPLDSQNSPAPPVPPLPASIQPPRSRGTPGPPPFANESGSSPGPGYRNLTDSSPGPGQYRPFSPATDPYASRSHTPGASISDDYFSRYENPNRYDAYGASVAAHGGEDDYYARSGTPMSQRSTPRPPAGPYQRSFTPASTGRTPPPMSTGPTARSMTPASYRGTPPPPSGGPAVQPPPRNFTSLSQSSTPGPQQGDSSGGGGGYAAYSPTSMGPPRPPPNRPIPAAPSGYQPFTRANTASPSAMNRNVNNGTPQGYGFTRANTDQF comes from the exons ATGTCTTGCTGTGGAGATCGCGAAAAGGGTCACGCCAAGTTGGAGGAAAAGTGGGATTATGTG AATCTGGACGACTTCAAATCCGAATCTTGCTGGACGCCCTTCTcctacttcttcctctggaTTTTTTTGTTTGTCTCATTGGCGGTCTACGGGGTCGACACGTTCACTGCGATCAATCTGCTCGCCTTCTCCCGATGGGCCGGTCGAATCAAACCGGCCATCCCATTCTACATCTCGCGATGGATCTTTGCTGCGTGtatcctcttctccttcgctcTCTTGGCCTACCGTTGGATGAATGCGATTCGTGCGATGCGCTCGGGCAGCATCACACGCAGTTACATGGACCCTCTTGCGGTTCGCGTTCAGAGTTTCCGCATCTTTGGCTCTAAAGGTCGTGGCTGGAAGCGATATCTGGTCTTCGCGGAACTGACAAAGAGTAAGAAAGGTGCGGAGTACGTCGCCCTGTACTCGTACTTCTCTTTTCATTCCTGGATGACGACGGTGTTCGCCGATGGGCCGCGGCAGGTGCTCAACGGCATCACTCTGTATTCGGTGGCCAAGATGGATCTTCTCCCGGGGGGCGAAAATGCCCAAAAGGACGACGACGCTTCGGGATTCAGCCAgttcttcaacaacctcaaaCTCATGGCCGACGACAACGTCCTCCAGTTGGTGGTGTTACTCGGTATGCTCTTCACGGTGATCATTTGGATCATCTCGGCTTTGAGGCTGGCCTCGGCAATTGTGCTCTACCTGATCTATCTGTTCCACCATATCCCGTCCGAAGATGGCAGCTTGACCCGGTATTGTCGTCGCAAGATTAGCACTCGGCTGAAGCGGATTGTGCAGCGCAAAGTCGACAAGGCTCTGCAAAAGGGCTTTATGCTGCAGGAACGCACGCCCACTCAACCGAGTCTCGCGACTTTGGATACGAAACCGACGCTGCCGTCTTTCGACCAAGACAAGGGTCCAACCGTGGCTACTATATCGCGCAGCACCACGATGACCACCCTGCCGCCTTACACCCGATCAAATTCTTATGCCACAGAACAGAAACCTTCTCTGCCAAACCTGGAGTCATCTTACGCGCGATCAAATTCTGCTGCCCCGGAGCAGAATCCCACTCTTCCAAACTTGGAAGGTGGCTTTGATTTTAGGCCGCCACTCACTCGAACAACCACTCAGTCATCGACTTATTCTGAAACGGCCCCGTTGACAGGCCATGCGGCGATGATGGGATACAGTCCACTGGACAGTCAGAACTCGCCGGCGCCACCAGTTCCACCTCTGCCGGCCTCCATTCAACCTCCCAGATCTCGAGGTACTCCTGGTCCGCCGCCGTTTGCCAACGAGTCCGGTAGCAGCCCTGGGCCGGGGTATCGCAATTTGACCGACAGTTCCCCCGGACCTGGCCAATATCGCCCGTTCAGTCCAGCCACGGACCCTTATGCTTCCCGGTCACACACACCTGGAGCTTCCATTTCTGACGACTACTTTAGTCGCTACGAAAACCCAAATCGCTATGACGCATATGGCGCTTCTGTCGCTGCAcatggcggcgaagacgacTATTACGCCCGATCTGGAACCCCAATGAGCCAACGCAGTACTCCTCGCCCGCCCGCCGGTCCCTACCAAAGATCTTTCACGCCAGCCAGCACCGGGAGAACGCCTCCGCCCATGAGCACCGGCCCAACTGCGCGGTCCATGACCCCAGCAAGCTACCGCGGAACCCCTCCCCCGCCATCAGGCGGACCAGCAGTACAGCCCCCACCTCGAAATTTCACATCTCTCAGCCAGAGCAGCACCCCAGGTCCTCAACAAGGAGacagcagcggcggcggtggcgggTATGCAGCCTACAGCCCAACATCGATGGGCCCACCCCGCCCACCACCAAATCGGCCAATACCAGCCGCGCCATCAGGCTACCAACCCTTCACTCGCGCGAACACCGCCTCTCCCTCTGCCATGAACCGCAATGTCAACAATGGCACTCCCCAGGGATATGGATTTACTCGCGCAAACACAGACCAGTTCTGA
- a CDS encoding uncharacterized protein (ID:PFLUO_003002-T1.cds;~source:funannotate), producing the protein MAQPNHPDIANKPAQGISYYTPAQVPPAGSAAIPQSDGSQPPKLFQPMKVRGLTFQNRIGLSPLCQYSADDGHMTDWHMAHLGGIAQRGPGFVMVEATAVQAEGRITPQDHGLWKDSQIEPLRRVVEFVHSQNQHIGVQLAHAGRKASTVAPWLSMGDMATAEVGGWPDNVKGPTNVPFTDRYPTPKAMTKSDIEDFKRDYVAALKRALKAGVDFVEIHNAHGYLLMSFLSPATNTRTDEYGGSFENRTRLSMEIAKLTRANVPKDMPVFLRVSATDWLEEVMPNDPSWRVEDTVRFAQALAESGDVDVLDISSGGNHQAQHIHAKAGFQAPFAIEVKKAVGDRMQVGSVGMIGNGSLANSLLENSGLDFVLVGRGFQKNPGLVWTWAEELDVEISMANQIRWGFSSRGGGVYLKKTAE; encoded by the exons ATGGCCCAACCTAATCATCCCGACATCGCCAACAAGCCCGCCCAGGGTATCTCATACTACACCCCGGCCCAAGTGCCTCCAGCTGGATCGGCCGCGATCCCGCAATCGGATGGATCACAGCCTCccaagctcttccagccCATGAAGGTGCGGGGGTTGACCTTTCAGAACCGAATTGGG CTCTCTCCGCTCTGCCAGTACAGCGCCGACGATGGACACATGACGGACTGGCACATGGCGCATCTGGGCGGCATTGCCCAGCGCGGGCCCGGGTTCGTCATGGTCGAAGCAACCGCGGTGCAGGCAGAAGGCCGCATCACCCCGCAAGACCACGGCCTGTGGAAGGACTCACAGATCGAACCACTCCGTCGAGTCGTCGAATTCGTGCACAGCCAGAACCAGCATATCGGCGTTCAGCTGGCGCATGCCGGTCGTAAGGCGAGCACCGTCGCGCCCTGGCTGAGCATGGGCGATATGGCGACCGCCGAGGTGGGCGGATGGCCGGACAATGTCAAGGGTCCGACCAACGTGCCTTTTACCGATCGGTACCCGACCCCGAAGGCCATGACCAAATCCGATATTGAAGATTTCAAGCGGGACTACGTGGCCGCGCTGAAGCGCGCCCTCAAGGCCGGGGTGGACTTTGTGGAAATCCACAATGCGCACGGATACCTGCTCATGAGCTTCCTTTCTCCCGCGACGAACACCCGCACCGATGAGTACGGCGGCAGCTTTGAGAATCGCACTCGTCTGTCCATGGAGATTGCCAAGCTGACCCGCGCGAACGTGCCCAAGGATATGCCCGTGTTTCTGCGTGTCTCGGCGACCGACTggctggaggaggtgatgccCAACGACCCCAGCTGGCGTGTGGAGGATACTGTTCGCTTTGCGCAGGCGCTGGCTGAGAGCGGGGATGTCGATGTGCTGGATATCAGCAGTGGCGGTAACCACCAGGCGCAGCACATCCATGCCAAGGCAGGCTTCCAGGCTCCCTTTGCCATagaggtcaagaaggctGTCGGGGATCGCATGCAGGTTGGTTCCGTCGGGATGATCGGCAATGGTTCGCTGGCCAATTCCCTGCTGGAGAACAGCGGGCTGGACTTCGTGCTTGTCGGTCGTGGGTTCCAGAAGAACCCGGGACTAGTCTGGACCTGGGCCGAGGAACTGGACGTGGAAatctccatggccaaccaGATCCGGTGGGGATTCTCGAGCCGGGGAGGTGGTGTGTATCTGAAGAAAACGGCCGAATAA
- a CDS encoding uncharacterized protein (ID:PFLUO_003000-T1.cds;~source:funannotate), translated as MSLIDLPLEVMDLITHALQSEADINALAQTSRGFYALLNNYLYSVNVHNGGSALPWATRKRQMRAIQKLLKNGNIDEIKTDNIFAAFLLLIKSNDLATVQVLVDLGLVPNIPDLLIFAIQLGHEDMVRLLIASGADPTCPYALAQAVASDRVSIATVLLESDADRHFPHADDGHSPLHMAARAGNEAMVKVLLDHGAYPLDRTYRRETPMHLAMAEGHDGVVKIIHEKFMTTELRGSDGRTVLHVAALVGSLDIVKYLLHHRADLEALTNQLETPLMLASGAGCIEVVKFLLNQPVSPELMDHNGWRALHYAACGGHEDVVQVLLDRGVDKDPLSASTPPETPLQQAAMEGHLGVVKLMLEHGVGVDDAALETAKVKGHQAIIEVLENCGGDVEVH; from the coding sequence ATGTCATTGATAGACCTCCCACTGGAGGTGATGGACCTCATCACTCACGCTCTCCAGTCAGAAGCAGACATCAACGCACTCGCTCAAACAAGCCGAGGCTTTTACGCTCTCCTGAACAACTACCTCTACTCCGTCAACGTCCACAACGGCGGCTCTGCACTACCATGGGCTACCCGCAAAAGACAAATGCGGGCAATACAGAAACTTCTGAAGAACGGCAATATCGACGAGATAAAAACTGATAACATTTTCGCGGCATTCCTACTCCTGATTAAGAGCAATGATTTGGCCACGGTGCAAGTCTTGGTTGACCTTGGTTTAGTCCCAAACATCCCGGACCTTCTAATTTTTGCGATTCAACTTGGACATGAGGATATGGTGCGGCTGTTGATCGCCTCCGGCGCTGATCCCACTTGCCCCTACGCTCTCGCCCAGGCAGTAGCTTCTGATAGGGTCTCTATTGCAACAGTCCTGCTGGAGAGTGATGCAGACAGACACTTTCCGCACGCGGACGATGGCCACAGCCCACTCCATATGGCTGCTCGTGCTGGAAATGAGGCCATGGTCAAAGTTCTATTGGACCACGGTGCCTACCCACTGGACCGCACCTATCGCCGAGAGACCCCAATGCATCTAGCAATGGCCGAGGGCCACGACGGTGTTGTGAAAATTATTCACGAAAAGTTCATGACAACCGAACTACGCGGCTCAGATGGTCGCACTGTTCTGCATGTGGCCGCTCTTGTTGGCAGCTTGGATATAGTCAAATATCTGCTACATCACCGCGCCGATTTAGAAGCGCTCACCAATCAGCTGGAAACGCCTCTTATGCTAGCATCAGGCGCCGGCTGCATAGAAGTCGTCAAGTTTCTCCTCAACCAGCCGGTATCGCCTGAATTAATGGACCATAATGGCTGGCGCGCATTGCATTATGCGGCGTGTGGTGGCCACGAAGACGTAGTCCAGGTTTTGCTGGATCGTGGGGTGGACAAAGATCCCTTGAGCGCATCGACTCCTCCGGAGACGCCGCTTCAGCAAGCTGCAATGGAGGGACATCTGGGTGTTGTGAAGCTTATGCTGGAACACGGGGTTGGGGTAGACGATGCGGCCCTGGAAACGGCCAAAGTAAAAGGTCACCAGGCTATTATTGAAGTATTGGAAAACTGTGGAGGGGATGTCGAAGTCCACTAG
- a CDS encoding uncharacterized protein (ID:PFLUO_003003-T1.cds;~source:funannotate) produces MATTNNIITVSLPQLAKMIDHSLLHPTMTDSDILSGLKIAKENHVATACVKPYLIPLAKKELDGSDVLVCPVIGFPHGNSTTEIKVAEATAAAQAGGAEIDMVVNIGKVLGGDWKYVREEIRLINEAVTANNAILKVIFENDYLQTTHIARLCEICTELGVAFVKTSTGYGFVKQADGSYNYKGATVKHLKLMRASSGEKVQIKAAGGVRTLDDLLHVMSLGVTRIGATATVTILEEARKRGIGNEPVEVSFKPMAEEGESGGY; encoded by the coding sequence atggccaccaccaacaatATAATCACGGTCTCGCTCCCCCAACTCGCCAAAATGATCGACCACTCCCTCCTTCACCCAACCATGACAGACAGCGATATCCTCTCCGGCCTCAAGATCGCCAAAGAAAACCACGTCGCGACAGCCTGTGTGAAACCATATCTAATCCCGCTCGCCAAAAAAGAATTAGATGGCAGCGACGTGCTCGTCTGCCCCGTCATCGGGTTCCCACACGgcaacagcaccaccgaAATCAAAGTCGCTGAAGCGACTGCCGCGGCGCAGGCCGGGGGCGCCGAGATCGATATGGTGGTGAATATCGGCAAGGTCCTCGGCGGGGACTGGAAGTATGTGCGTGAGGAGATCCGGCTGATCAATGAGGCTGTCACGGCAAACAATGCGATTCTTAAAGTGATCTTTGAGAATGACTATCTGCAGACGACACACATTGCGCGTCTTTGTGAGATTTGTACTGAGTTGGGGGTTGCTTTCGTTAAGACCTCGACCGGGTATGGGTTTGTCAAGCAGGCTGATGGGTCGTATAATTACAAGGGCGCGACGGTGAAACATCTCAAGCTGATGCGTGCTTCGTCTGGAGAGAAAGTGCAGATTAAGGCGGCCGGTGGGGTGCGGACGCTGGATGATTTGTTGCATGTTATGAGTTTGGGGGTTACCAGAATCGgggcgacggcgacggtGACCATTTTGGAGGAGGCAAGGAAACGAGGGATTGGAAATGAGCCTGTGGAGGTTTCGTTTAAGCcgatggcggaggagggagagtcAGGGGGTTATTGA
- a CDS encoding uncharacterized protein (ID:PFLUO_002999-T1.cds;~source:funannotate) — translation MNGERRQVKPRALTLQDNMSGISKGSQDAAGNNLDNGLNGNTESSGKDATSSPPRDMESSAWPDIPADEDIMTRDLDLKDHLEANGKASSNWHSTNGTHKELQPAKSPDQGLGILVEHTHDDTTDTGRSSVVDVLEGQKITAALTELTGDGSSQPAEEKEKVIKLSPAKIQELTSSPDSIPYRVLTPDTKSGRRVVSDYTYINGVISRPELPDSEQAPTSAKTTVTDSALEARPGKDVFLEEASAPASPVTTRQPNPPSVRNRPHTSRTFSSPASSRRPLPISPNNERLTQTWASRPKQDRPTTNHMDRESKGHLGSSPQIIETPMSSPLPSYPLPPVSIPTYLQLELASGRPSPLYIRRSGTSDFPYESAQVKLERLMNFLRLPLELEQVLWFGALACLDSWLHSFTILPLRFAKALFILAESWVMNLDAEIRFIWNFVLNGVGRVWQRKIQSSTDHAGERRGSEPEVTPRLASSSSVAPESTPVDREFKHRHRDSSRRHRTSEARKHHHHHRRQKSMPSALLPDDKADILTGLLMIATCCALMYFDASRMYHWIRGQAAIKLYVIYNVLEVSDRLLAAIGQDVLECLFSREALERRPDGRSKIFRPLGLFLLSLVYTVTHAISLFYQVMTLNVAVNAYSNALITLLLSNQFVEIKSTVFRKFEKENLFQLTCADVVERFQLWLMLTIIASRNIVEQGAFNFVGDMGFGSSLSSQSTSTATNSTPLSTPPRTASSIIPQAFTFFPSSILSSLSNANSFLPTLAQVLGPFMMVLGSEMLVDWLKHAYINKFNNTRPAIYGRFLDLLAKDYYTNAFGDHNLTRRLGLPVIPLSCLFVRVSVQTYQMFLTSLLPQHPSSTAMDSASLSSIHDHYAPAPIPSGPPLSLRNILPASAAHFNTFVRTVLANLIPTPAQSVQIFTVILVITGFVVLLILKLLLGMGLLAFARSRYGKMNGSENEAPPPNSSSHAQTPSGSSAPRHRGFAVEGSRRVGGWGMVEVGDERRRWIYADDPDGLRRLKEKEERDKNKDGDMNIDHVQRYEMVAKKIW, via the coding sequence ATGAACGGTGAACGTCGACAAGTCAAGCCCCGCGCGTTGACTTTACAAGACAACATGAGTGGTATCTCCAAGGGCAGTCAGGACGCTGCTGGGAACAACCTGGACAACGGACTTAATGGGAATACGGAGTCTTCTGGGAAAGATGCAACGTCATCGCCTCCACGGGACATGGAAAGCTCAGCCTGGCCCGATATTCCCGCAGACGAGGACATCATGACCCGAGATCTCGACTTGAAGGACCACCTCGAAGCCAATGGCAAAGCCTCGTCGAACTGGCACTCCACGAATGGGACACATAAAGAACTTCAGCCAGCGAAATCGCCGGACCAGGGTCTGggcatcctcgtcgagcatACCCATGATGACACAACGGATACTGGTCGGTCGTCGGTCGTGGATGTTTTGGAAGGCCAAAAGATCACGGCAGCCCTGACAGAGCTGACCGGAGACGGCTCATCGCAACCGgccgaggaaaaggaaaaagtGATAAAACTATCTCCAGCGAAGATTCAGGAACTCACGTCGTCGCCGGATTCGATTCCCTACCGCGTTTTAACACCAGATACAAAGTCCGGCAGAAGAGTGGTTTCGGATTACACCTATATCAATGGCGTGATTTCTCGACCCGAGTTACCGGACTCCGAACAAGCACCTACCAGCGCAAAGACGACCGTCACGGATAGTGCGCTGGAGGCTCGGCCAGGTAAAGATgtcttcctcgaagaagcaTCTGCACCAGCAAGCCCAGTGACCACTCGGCAACCCAATCCTCCATCTGTTCGAAATCGACCCCATACATCACGCACCTTTTCATCACCTGCTTCTTCGCGACGGCCACTGCCTATTTCACCGAACAATGAACGGTTGACACAAACTTGGGCTTCACGGCCAAAACAAGATCGGCCCACAACAAACCATATGGATCGCGAGTCCAAGGGCCATCTCGGCTCGTCGCCCCAGATCATTGAGACGCCTATGTCCTCACCACTTCCGTCATACCCATTGCCTCCCGTTTCAATACCCACATAcctccagctcgagctcgCGTCGGGTCGTCCATCTCCGTTGTATATTCGTCGCTCTGGAACAAGCGACTTTCCTTACGAATCGGCACAGGTGAAGCTTGAGAGGCTGATGAACTTTCTTCGACTGCCTTTAGAATTGGAGCAGGTGCTCTGGTTTGGCGCCCTCGCGTGTCTCGACTCGTGGCTCCATTCATTCACCATTCTCCCTCTTCGATTCGCCAAAGCTCTGTTTATATTGGCCGAGTCTTGGGTGATGAACCTCGACGCCGAAATTCGATTTATCTGGAACTTCGTTCTCAACGGAGTTGGACGAGTCTGGCAAAGAAAGATCCAGTCGTCTACGGACCATGCAGGTGAAAGACGTGGAAGCGAGCCCGAGGTAACTCCTCGACTAGCATCTAGCTCCTCGGTAGCGCCAGAATCTACTCCGGTTGACCGAGAATTCAAACATCGACACAGAGACTCTTCACGGAGACACCGCACTTCTGAGGCTCGCaaacatcatcaccatcatcgaaGGCAGAAATCGATGCCCTCGGCGTTGCTGCCCGATGACAAGGCCGATATTTTGACTGGCCTCCTCATGATAGCCACTTGTTGTGCTTTGATGTATTTCGATGCGAGTCGGATGTATCACTGGATTCGAGGACAGGCGGCCATCAAGTTATACGTGATTTACAACGTATTGGAAGTGAGTGACCGGCTGTTGGCTGCTATTGGGCAAGATGTGCTTGAGTGTCTCTTCTCACGGGAAGCCCTCGAACGACGACCCGATGGACGCAGCAAGATTTTCCGTCCTTTGGGGCTATTTTTGCTTTCCCTGGTTTATACTGTGACACATGCCATATCACTCTTTTACCAGGTCATGACACTCAACGTGGCAGTGAACGCATACTCGAATGCTCTGATCACGCTACTCTTGTCAAATCAGTTCGTGGAGATCAAATCTACCGTCTTCCGCAAGTTTGAGAAAGAGAATCTCTTTCAACTCACCTGCGCGGACGTCGTGGAGCGATTCCAACTCTGGCTGATGCTCACCATTATTGCCTCTCGCAATATCGTGGAACAAGGGGCGTTCAATTTCGTTGGTGACATGGGGTTTGGGTCCAGCCTTTCCAGCCAGTCCACGTCCACTGCCACCAACAGCACACCTCTGTCAACACCGCCAAGGACCGCGTCGTCTATCATACCCCAAGCTTtcaccttctttccctcGTCAATCTTGTCGTCTCTGAGCAATGCCAATTCTTTCCTCCCGACGCTGGCACAAGTTCTGGGCCCCTTTATGATGGTTCTTGGATCGGAGATGCTTGTGGATTGGTTAAAGCATGCCTACATCAACAAGTTTAACAACACTCGTCCCGCCATCTATGGCCGGTTCCTTGACTTGCTCGCCAAAGATTACTACACCAATGCCTTTGGCGATCATAACCTCACCCGTCGTCTTGGTCTCCCTGTTATCCCGCTGTCCTGCCTGTTTGTCAGGGTCTCTGTGCAAACATACCAGATGTTCCTCACCTCCCTGCTACCCCAGCATCCTTCATCCACCGCAATGGATTCCGCCTCCCTTTCATCCATCCACGACCATTACGCCCCGGCGCCTATTCCGTCCGGACCGCCTTTGAGTCTGCGGAATATCCTGCCTGCCTCCGCCGCGCACTTCAATACCTTCGTCCGCACCGTCCTAGCCAACCTCATCCCGACCCCCGCACAGTCCGTGCAGATCTTCACCGTCATCCTGGTCATCACCGGATTTGTGGTCCTGCTCATTCTCAAGCTCCTCTTGGGCATGGGCCTCCTTGCCTTTGCCCGCTCGCGCTATGGCAAGATGAACGGGTCTGAAAACGAGGCCCCGCCACCCAATTCCTCGTCTCATGCTCAGACGCCCAGTGGATCTTCGGCTCCACGCCACCGCGGGTTTGCTGTGGAAGGCAGTCGCCGTGTCGGAGGCTGGGGCATGGTGGAAGTGGGCGATGAGAGGCGTCGATGGATTTATGCGGATGATCCTGACGGGCTCCGGCGCCtcaaggagaaagaggagcgggacaagaacaaggatgGGGATATGAATATCGACCATGTGCAGCGGTATGAGATGGTTGCTAAGAAGATTTGGTAG